The Colius striatus isolate bColStr4 chromosome Z, bColStr4.1.hap1, whole genome shotgun sequence DNA window TCCTGGGCTGGGTAGGGTGGAGGGATGTATTGTACCACTGTGGCACCGTGAAAAGTTATAGGCTGGTTAATGCCGGTGAAGACAAAAGACTGTCCGCTTGCGGTCTGGTCAAGGTCTGATgtattttcctccctttctttaCAGGGCTTGCATGTAAGCATGTTAAACTTACAAACGGCAATCAGAATAAAAGTCACGCCGACAGAGAGCAGGATAGGCCCTAGTAACTGAGTCCACTCCAAGTGAGTAATGCCGTTGTATTTTATCCATCCCATCACAGTGAACGTGATCCCCACCAGTCCCAAAAACACACCTGAAAAGAGCAAAGTGGTGCCGGCTTTATCTCCATCTGACACCAAGACATCAGATCGGTTGGGCTGGTAAGGAGTGACAGAAAAGACATTCAAGGAGAAATCTTCTACATTGCTGTTATTTTGCTCCATTACTGAGTGTAATGTATCTTCTGCCTCAAGAGAAAGGGGGCTTGTAAGGGACTTGGCAGAACATTTAAAGTCGAAGGTTCAGGTTAGTTATGCAAGATCTTTGTGCGTATATGGTTAACAGAGTCCATCATGTGAAAGAATAAACTTTGCTTAGAAGAATAAAGGTCTCTGGG harbors:
- the TMEM174 gene encoding transmembrane protein 174, encoding MEQNNSNVEDFSLNVFSVTPYQPNRSDVLVSDGDKAGTTLLFSGVFLGLVGITFTVMGWIKYNGITHLEWTQLLGPILLSVGVTFILIAVCKFNMLTCKPCKEREENTSDLDQTASGQSFVFTGINQPITFHGATVVQYIPPPYPAQEGIAVSPGYLHPMLSCCGAVSSSASPIPTPGSARFCPAYPMDNLAFTGDENYDTCPAANTRNQRSEDSSDEPEELLEDYACGDLSPPRYEELYPLSS